Proteins from one Telopea speciosissima isolate NSW1024214 ecotype Mountain lineage chromosome 1, Tspe_v1, whole genome shotgun sequence genomic window:
- the LOC122648600 gene encoding cyclin-dependent kinase C-2-like — protein sequence MSVAPTGHLNHDESPSRGSRSVDCFEKLEQIGEGTYGQVYMAREIKTGEIVALKKIRMDNEREGFPITAIREIKILKKLQHENVIKLKEIVTSQGHERDEQGKQGTTDGNKYKGSIYMVFEYMDHDLTGLADRPGMRFSIPQIKCYMRQLLTGLHYCHVNQVLHRDIKGSNLLIDNEGNLKLADFGLARSFSNDHNGNLTNRVITLWYRPPELLLGTTKYGPAVDMWSVGCIFAELLQGKPILTGKNEPEQLNKIFELCGAPDEVNWPGVSKIPWYNNFKPTRPMKRRLREVFKQFDHYALELLERMLTLDPSQRISAKDALDAEYFWNDPLPCDPKSLPKYESSHEFQTKKKRQQQRQNEELAKRQKLQHPQPHARLPPVQHTGQAHPQLRSGPNQPMHNSQSQHPVVAGPSHHYGKPRGPSGPNRYPPSGNSGGGYNPGHGGYSGGPYPQHGRGPPPYAAGAMPGTGPRATGNAYVVGAPNYSQGGGPYGGSGGGRGTNMMGSNRNSQYGWQQ from the exons TCAAGTATACATGGCAAGAGAAATCAAAACCGGGGAAATTGTTGCTTTGAAAAAGATTCGGATGGACAATGAAAGAGAAGGG TTCCCTATAACTGCTATACGTGAAATTAAAATCCTAAAGAAGTTGCAGCATGAAAATGTAATTAAGCTGAAGGAGATTGTCACCTCCCAAG GTCACGAAAGGGATGAGCAGGGGAAACAAG GTACTACAGATGGTAACAAGTATAAAGGTAGCATCTACATGGTTTTTGAATACATGGACCATGATTTAACAGGTCTTGCAGATCGTCCTGGGATGAGATTTTCGATTCCCCAGATCAAG TGCTATATGAGGCAGTTATTGACAGGGCTTCACTATTGTCATGTCAATCAAGTACTTCATCGTGATATCAAAG GCTCAAATCTTCTAATAGATAATGAAGGTAATTTGAAGCTTGCAGATTTTGGCCTTGCTCGTTCTTTCTCCAATGACCACAATGGTAACCTTACAAATCGCGTTATCACTTTGTGGTACAG ACCCCCAGAATTGCTTCTTGGAACCACAAAATATGGTCCTGCTGTTGACATGTGGTCTGTTGGTTGTATCTTTGCGGAGCTTCTGCAGGGAAAGCCCATCTTAACTGGGAAAAATGAG CCAGAGCAATTGAACAAGATCTTTGAACTCTGTGGAGCTCCTGATGAAGTCAACTGGCCTGGTGTTTCCAAGATTCCTTGGTATAACAATTTCAAGCCAACAAGGCCTATGAAGAGACGTCTTCGAGAGGTTTTTAAACA GTTTGACCACTATGCTCTGGAGTTACTGGAGAGAATGCTAACTCTTGACCCATCTCAG AGGATATCTGCCAAGGATGCACTTGATGCCGAGTATTTCTGGAATGATCCCTTACCTTGCGATCCCAAGAG TTTACCTAAATATGAATCATCCCATGAGTTTCAGACAAAGAAGAAGCGCCAACAACAGAGACAAAATGAAGAATTGGCAAAGCGGCAGAAACTGCAGCACCCTCAACCACATGCACGCCTGCCTCCTGTCCAACATACTGGGCAAGCACATCCTCAGCTTCGGTCAGGACCAAACCAGCCCATGCATAACTCCCAGTCCCAGCATCCAGTGGTTGCAGGGCCAAGCCACCATTATGGTAAACCCCGTGGACCTTCTGGGCCAAACAGATACCCTCCAAGTGGAAACTCAGGTGGGGGATACAACCCTGGTCATGGAGGTTATAGTGGTGGGCCATATCCACAGCATGGGCGGGGACCTCCTCCATATGCTGCGGGTGCTATGCCTGGTACAGGTCCCCGAGCAACTGGCAATGCTTATGTAGTTGGTGCTCCAAATTACTCCCAGGGTGGTGGTCCATATGGAGGTTCAGGTGGTGGTCGAGGCACAAACATGATGGGTAGTAATCGAAATTCACAGTATGGTTGGCAGCAGTAA